Proteins co-encoded in one Candidatus Bathyarchaeota archaeon genomic window:
- a CDS encoding type II toxin-antitoxin system ParD family antitoxin: MKLVTVKLPEALIEGLDDLIRAGMYPSRSAAIRAAVRDMLKKELWRTES; this comes from the coding sequence ATGAAACTCGTTACAGTCAAGTTGCCCGAAGCCCTTATTGAAGGCTTAGATGATCTTATAAGGGCTGGAATGTATCCAAGCCGTAGCGCTGCCATTAGAGCGGCGGTACGGGATATGTTAAAGAAAGAACTTTGGCGTACAGAGTCCTAG